One Planktothrix sp. FACHB-1365 genomic window carries:
- a CDS encoding mannose-1-phosphate guanyltransferase, translated as MRAVLMAGGSGTRLRPLTCDLPKPMVPILNRPIAEHIINLLKEHNIIEIVATLHYLPDVMREYFHDGSDLGVQITYAVEEDQPLGTAGCVKNIAELLDQTFLVISGDSVTDFDLTAAIEFHRRKQSKATLILTRMPNPMEFGVVITDENQRIRRFLEKPATSEVFSDTVNTGTYILEPEVLDYLPFDQECDFSQDLFPLLLEKDEPMYGFIANNYWCDIGHLDIYREAHYDVLMGKVKLKIPYPESSPGLWVGENTYIDETAQIETPVLIGRNCRIGARAQIEAGTVIGDNVTIGADANIKRPIIWNGAIIGDDAHLRACVIARGARVDRRAHVLEGAVVGSLSSVGEEAQISPGVRVWPSKKIESGATLNINLIWGNTAQRNLFGQRGVQGLANIDITPEFAVKLGAAFGSTLKPGSTVAVSRDQRPISRMVTRSLVAGLMSVGIDIINLDATAIPITRTAIPSLKVAGGIHVRLSPERADYLLIEFLDHKGINITKAKEKKIEGAYFKEDLRRAQIPEIGNVSYTIDLLDIYSISFGKHINPEVLRYSNAKVVIDYVYAVSGAILPQLLAKFGCDAVVLNASLNHTALSVPERENLLDQLGRVVEALRANFGAQVYANGEQFMLVDETGSPIRGEILTSLMVNMVLTSHPRSTVVVPVHTSAAIEQIARRYDAKVIRTKANPTALMEACHRNPNVVLGGSGDMGFIFPQLHPGFDAMFSIAKIIEMLTTQERSLTQVRADLPHVVHRRFTVRCPWTIKGGLMRHLVETHSPENLELIDGVKLINYQDDNWVLILPDAGEPLVHIFANSVDRDWVDTTLREYRNLVHEFVNQSQGMEHPDDV; from the coding sequence ATGCGAGCAGTGCTAATGGCAGGTGGATCAGGAACACGACTGCGACCCTTAACCTGCGATCTGCCTAAGCCGATGGTACCGATACTCAATCGTCCCATTGCTGAACATATTATTAATTTACTCAAAGAACACAATATTATAGAAATAGTTGCCACATTGCATTATCTTCCTGATGTGATGCGAGAATATTTTCATGATGGCAGTGATTTAGGTGTCCAAATCACCTATGCCGTGGAAGAAGATCAACCCTTGGGAACCGCAGGCTGTGTTAAAAATATTGCTGAACTTTTAGATCAAACCTTTTTAGTCATTAGCGGAGATAGTGTCACCGATTTTGATTTAACTGCCGCCATTGAATTTCATCGTCGCAAACAATCAAAAGCCACCTTGATTTTAACACGAATGCCGAATCCTATGGAATTTGGGGTGGTGATTACTGATGAAAATCAACGCATTCGTCGCTTTTTAGAAAAACCCGCCACCAGTGAAGTTTTTTCCGATACGGTGAATACAGGAACCTATATCTTAGAACCGGAAGTTTTAGACTATCTTCCCTTTGATCAAGAATGTGATTTTTCTCAAGATTTATTTCCATTACTCTTAGAAAAAGATGAACCCATGTATGGGTTTATTGCCAATAACTATTGGTGTGATATTGGTCATTTAGATATCTATCGAGAAGCCCATTATGATGTCTTAATGGGGAAAGTAAAACTTAAAATTCCCTACCCAGAAAGCTCTCCGGGGTTGTGGGTGGGAGAAAATACTTATATTGATGAAACAGCCCAAATTGAAACCCCCGTTTTGATTGGTCGCAATTGTCGAATTGGCGCTAGAGCACAAATTGAAGCCGGAACCGTCATTGGAGATAATGTTACCATCGGCGCCGATGCTAATATTAAACGGCCGATTATTTGGAATGGTGCGATTATTGGGGATGATGCCCATTTACGAGCTTGTGTGATCGCCAGAGGTGCCCGTGTAGACCGTCGTGCCCACGTTCTCGAAGGGGCGGTGGTGGGTTCCTTATCCAGTGTAGGGGAAGAAGCCCAAATTAGTCCAGGGGTGCGGGTGTGGCCCAGTAAAAAAATTGAATCCGGGGCGACCCTAAATATTAATTTAATTTGGGGTAATACCGCCCAACGCAATTTATTTGGTCAACGGGGAGTACAAGGATTAGCCAATATTGATATTACGCCGGAATTTGCTGTTAAATTAGGGGCGGCTTTTGGATCAACCTTAAAACCCGGTTCAACCGTAGCGGTTTCGCGAGATCAACGACCGATTTCTCGCATGGTGACTCGTTCCTTAGTGGCAGGTTTAATGTCCGTTGGCATCGATATTATTAACTTAGATGCGACTGCGATTCCGATTACCCGCACGGCCATTCCGTCGTTAAAAGTTGCCGGGGGAATTCACGTCCGACTTTCTCCCGAACGGGCAGATTATCTATTAATTGAATTTTTAGATCATAAAGGAATTAATATTACCAAAGCCAAAGAAAAGAAAATTGAAGGAGCTTATTTTAAAGAAGATTTACGACGGGCGCAAATTCCTGAAATTGGTAACGTCAGTTATACCATTGATTTACTTGATATTTATAGTATCAGCTTTGGAAAACATATCAATCCCGAAGTGTTACGCTACAGTAATGCTAAAGTTGTTATAGATTATGTTTATGCCGTTTCTGGGGCAATTTTACCGCAACTTTTAGCCAAATTTGGCTGTGATGCGGTGGTCTTAAATGCCAGCTTAAATCATACCGCTTTATCCGTTCCTGAACGAGAAAATTTACTCGATCAATTAGGGCGAGTCGTTGAAGCCTTACGCGCTAATTTCGGGGCGCAAGTCTATGCCAATGGCGAACAATTTATGTTAGTCGATGAAACCGGAAGTCCCATTCGGGGAGAAATCTTAACCTCGTTGATGGTGAATATGGTGTTAACCTCCCATCCCCGCAGTACCGTTGTAGTTCCAGTTCATACTTCCGCCGCCATTGAACAAATAGCCCGCCGTTATGATGCCAAAGTCATTCGCACCAAAGCCAACCCGACGGCTTTAATGGAAGCCTGTCACCGCAACCCGAATGTAGTTTTAGGCGGAAGTGGAGATATGGGGTTTATTTTCCCCCAACTGCATCCGGGGTTTGATGCCATGTTTTCTATTGCTAAAATTATAGAAATGTTAACCACCCAAGAGCGATCGCTCACCCAAGTGCGGGCAGATTTACCCCATGTTGTCCATCGTCGGTTTACCGTGCGTTGTCCCTGGACAATTAAAGGCGGATTGATGCGACATTTAGTTGAAACTCATTCCCCAGAAAACCTAGAATTAATTGATGGAGTCAAATTAATTAATTACCAAGATGATAACTGGGTGTTGATTTTACCTGATGCTGGAGAACCTCTCGTTCACATTTTTGCCAATAGTGTTGATCGCGATTGGGTTGATACAACCTTGCGAGAATATCGCAATTTAGTCCATGAGTTTGTGAATCAATCCCAAGGGATGGAACACCCAGACGACGTTTGA
- a CDS encoding class I SAM-dependent methyltransferase has protein sequence MTKSSNPSNFFNLSVGSDPLETAIATVAHRFNREYQGGAFDLPPEVETLEIFRDRMAGTLAEKITSPFWEIAKPHKNQRCLDIGCGVSFLIYPWRDWEALFYGQEISTVAKDALNVRGPQLNSKLFKGVTLAPGHQLQYEAHQFDLAIATGWSCYYPLSYWELVLKEVKRVVKPGGDFVFDVLIPDAELSEDWAILETYLGTEVFLEPLENWETIIKATGAKLLKRKPGTLFQLYKIRF, from the coding sequence ATGACTAAATCTTCTAATCCATCCAATTTTTTTAATTTATCCGTAGGGTCTGACCCCTTGGAAACAGCGATCGCAACCGTTGCCCATCGTTTTAACCGAGAATATCAAGGGGGTGCATTTGACCTCCCCCCAGAAGTAGAAACCCTGGAAATTTTTCGCGATCGCATGGCGGGAACTTTAGCAGAAAAAATCACTTCCCCCTTTTGGGAAATTGCCAAACCTCACAAAAATCAACGCTGTTTAGATATTGGTTGTGGGGTGAGTTTTCTCATCTATCCTTGGCGAGATTGGGAAGCATTATTTTATGGTCAAGAAATTAGTACCGTTGCTAAAGATGCCCTCAATGTTCGGGGGCCACAGTTAAATTCTAAACTGTTTAAAGGAGTAACCTTAGCACCGGGTCATCAATTGCAATATGAAGCTCATCAGTTTGATTTAGCGATCGCAACGGGGTGGAGTTGTTACTATCCTCTGAGTTATTGGGAATTGGTTTTAAAAGAAGTTAAACGAGTGGTTAAACCCGGTGGAGATTTTGTCTTTGATGTGTTAATTCCCGACGCTGAATTATCAGAAGATTGGGCAATTTTAGAAACTTATTTAGGGACAGAAGTGTTTTTAGAACCCTTAGAAAATTGGGAAACAATTATTAAAGCAACAGGGGCTAAACTTTTAAAACGCAAACCCGGAACGTTATTTCAACTTTATAAAATCCGCTTTTAA
- a CDS encoding sulfite exporter TauE/SafE family protein, whose product MIIDLLLIGALGFLGSFGHCLGMCGPLTVAFSFSDESLPTRKIPFQFYLLLNLGRILSYAFVGALIGGVGSVLIASGQMAGIGSFFRQGIAILTGILLIILGLAQINPTIFHRFPIIHPLSPQNLHHHLSKLMVNVSLQQHFFTPLLLGLIWGFIPCGFLYTAQIKAAETGNIGWGILTMLAFGIGTFPTMLGVGILTEKFTADRRSQLFRLGGWITLLIGILTLLRTGNHVDYSGYGSLICLIVALIARPISRLWSQPLKYRRVFGVGAFVLAVVHTVQMLDHTFQWNLTGFDFMIPQHQGGIIAGGLAFVLMLPPAITSFDKIQNQLGIVWRRIHLLAVPAFILAVIHTLLIGSNYLGGFELTLMIKIRVALLLLLSLVVLLIRYQTIWSFFGLKKLYVAPLKQK is encoded by the coding sequence ATGATCATTGACCTGTTGTTAATTGGGGCATTAGGATTTCTAGGAAGTTTTGGTCACTGTTTGGGAATGTGCGGCCCCTTAACCGTTGCCTTTTCCTTTTCCGATGAATCTTTACCGACTCGTAAAATTCCCTTTCAATTTTATCTGTTATTAAATTTAGGTCGAATTCTCAGTTATGCCTTTGTTGGGGCACTGATTGGTGGAGTCGGTTCAGTCTTAATTGCCAGTGGACAAATGGCAGGAATTGGCAGTTTTTTTCGCCAAGGAATTGCCATTTTAACCGGAATATTATTAATTATTTTAGGATTAGCTCAAATTAACCCCACCATCTTTCATCGTTTCCCCATTATTCATCCTTTATCTCCCCAAAATTTGCATCATCACCTGAGTAAACTCATGGTGAATGTTTCCTTACAACAGCATTTTTTTACTCCCCTATTATTAGGATTAATTTGGGGCTTTATTCCCTGTGGCTTTCTCTATACCGCCCAAATTAAAGCCGCAGAAACAGGCAATATTGGCTGGGGAATATTAACGATGTTAGCCTTTGGAATAGGAACCTTCCCAACGATGTTAGGGGTGGGAATATTAACCGAAAAATTCACCGCCGACCGTCGCAGTCAACTGTTTAGACTGGGGGGATGGATTACTTTATTAATTGGAATTTTAACCTTATTAAGAACCGGAAATCATGTTGATTATTCCGGTTATGGCTCCTTAATTTGTTTAATAGTCGCCTTAATTGCTCGTCCTATTAGTCGGTTATGGTCACAACCTTTAAAATATAGACGAGTGTTTGGAGTCGGTGCTTTTGTATTAGCGGTGGTTCATACGGTACAAATGTTAGATCATACTTTTCAATGGAATTTAACCGGGTTTGACTTTATGATCCCTCAACATCAAGGCGGAATTATAGCCGGAGGGTTGGCTTTTGTATTAATGCTTCCTCCCGCTATTACCAGTTTTGATAAAATTCAAAATCAATTAGGCATTGTTTGGCGTAGAATTCATTTATTAGCAGTTCCAGCCTTCATTTTAGCGGTCATTCATACCCTCCTAATTGGGTCAAACTATTTGGGAGGGTTTGAACTCACCCTGATGATTAAAATTAGAGTTGCACTGCTTTTATTGTTAAGTTTAGTGGTATTATTAATTCGCTATCAAACCATTTGGTCATTCTTTGGGTTAAAAAAGTTATATGTTGCACCCCTTAAACAAAAATAA
- a CDS encoding ABC transporter ATP-binding protein, whose translation MSQKTHPLQRLLQYARPYQKTIGLATLYSILNKVFDLAPPVLIGWAVDVVINPNTSFLVNWGIQGAFNQLLVLSILSFIIWTLESLFEYAYKILWRNLAQTLQHDLRLEAYGHLQELELAYFEERSSGSLMAILNDDINQLERFLDIGANEIIQVITTVIVIGAAFFILAPGVAWWAMLPMPFIVWGSVWFQKLLAPRYADVREKVSLLNGQLANNLGGITTIKSFTAEQYEIQRITYHSEAYRQSNKRAITLSSAYVPVIRSLILFGFIATLLLGGLQVTSGQLAVGTYSVLVFITQRLLWPLTRLGDTFDQYQRAMASVNRVMNLLDTPIEIHPGDIPLPINSVQGEIEFKNIYFSYKNRYPVIQDLSLKIPAGRTIAIVGSTGSGKSTLVKLLLRLYEINAGVITLDGIELDRLRLEDLRQAIGLVSQDVFLFHGTVAENIAYGTFDASLTDIIEAAKVAEADEFINDLPLGYDTIVGERGQKLSGGQRQRIAIARAVLKNPPILILDEATSAVDNETEAAIQRSLEKITKNRTTIAIAHRLSTVRNADCIYVMEQGKLVESGTHENLLEAPGIYAGLWRVQSGLN comes from the coding sequence ATGTCTCAAAAAACTCATCCGTTACAACGTCTTCTACAGTATGCTCGACCCTATCAAAAAACTATTGGGTTAGCAACGCTTTATTCTATTTTAAATAAAGTGTTTGATTTGGCTCCTCCAGTGTTAATTGGATGGGCCGTTGATGTGGTGATTAACCCGAATACGTCTTTTTTAGTCAACTGGGGAATTCAAGGAGCGTTTAATCAACTGTTAGTTTTATCAATATTAAGTTTCATTATTTGGACTTTAGAATCTTTATTTGAATATGCGTATAAAATCCTCTGGCGCAATTTAGCCCAAACCTTACAACATGATTTAAGATTAGAAGCTTACGGACATTTACAAGAATTAGAATTAGCCTATTTTGAAGAACGCAGTAGTGGCAGTTTAATGGCTATTTTAAATGATGATATTAATCAGTTAGAACGATTTTTAGATATTGGGGCGAATGAAATTATCCAAGTCATTACAACGGTAATTGTAATTGGGGCAGCCTTTTTTATTTTAGCCCCAGGTGTGGCTTGGTGGGCAATGTTACCGATGCCGTTTATTGTTTGGGGTTCGGTTTGGTTTCAAAAATTACTCGCCCCTCGTTATGCCGATGTTCGGGAAAAAGTGAGCTTACTGAATGGACAATTAGCCAATAATTTAGGCGGAATTACAACCATTAAAAGCTTTACCGCAGAACAATATGAAATTCAACGGATTACCTATCATAGTGAAGCTTATCGCCAAAGTAATAAACGGGCAATTACCTTATCTTCGGCTTATGTTCCCGTGATTAGAAGTTTAATTTTATTTGGATTTATTGCCACTTTACTCTTAGGCGGATTACAAGTTACTTCAGGACAATTAGCCGTTGGAACCTATAGCGTTTTAGTGTTTATTACCCAACGGTTATTATGGCCGTTAACCCGGTTAGGAGATACCTTTGATCAATATCAACGGGCGATGGCTTCTGTTAACCGGGTAATGAATTTATTAGATACACCGATTGAAATTCATCCGGGTGATATTCCTCTTCCAATTAATTCTGTGCAGGGAGAAATTGAATTTAAAAACATCTATTTTTCCTATAAAAATCGCTATCCCGTCATTCAAGATTTATCCCTCAAAATTCCGGCGGGTAGAACCATTGCCATTGTCGGTTCTACGGGATCGGGAAAAAGTACCTTAGTGAAATTATTATTACGATTGTATGAAATTAATGCGGGTGTTATTACCTTAGATGGCATTGAATTAGATCGGTTAAGGTTAGAAGATTTACGGCAAGCTATCGGGTTAGTCAGTCAGGATGTTTTCTTATTTCATGGAACCGTAGCCGAAAATATTGCCTATGGAACCTTTGATGCGTCGTTAACTGATATTATAGAAGCGGCAAAAGTGGCAGAAGCTGATGAATTTATTAACGATTTACCGTTAGGATATGATACAATAGTCGGAGAACGGGGTCAGAAATTATCCGGCGGACAACGACAACGAATTGCCATCGCCAGAGCCGTATTAAAAAATCCCCCGATTTTAATCTTAGATGAAGCCACATCGGCCGTCGATAATGAAACCGAAGCCGCCATTCAACGTTCCTTAGAAAAAATTACCAAAAATCGCACCACAATTGCCATCGCCCATCGCCTTTCAACGGTTAGAAATGCCGATTGTATTTATGTGATGGAACAAGGTAAATTAGTGGAATCAGGAACCCATGAAAACCTTTTAGAAGCACCCGGTATTTATGCGGGGTTATGGCGGGTGCAGTCCGGTTTAAATTAG
- the secA gene encoding preprotein translocase subunit SecA — MLKALLGDPNARKLKKYQPLVTDINILEEEIQSLSDDQLRAKTGEFKEKLAKARNRDDENQILDEILPEAFAVVREAGKRVLGMRHFDVQLLGGIILHTGQIAEMKTGEGKTLVSTLPAYLNALTGKGVHVITVNDYLARRDAEWMGQIHRFLGLSVGLIQQEMSPDARKKNYNCDVTYGTNSEMGFDYLRDNMATSMDEVVQRPFNYCIIDEVDSVLVDEARTPLIISGQVERPSQKYMRAAEVAQMMLKEEHYEVDEKGRNVLMTDEGFAKAEELFGVQDLYDPNDPWAHFVFNALKAKELFIKDVNYIVGNGEVIIVDEFTGRVMPGRRWSDGLHQAIEAKERVDIQPETQTLATITYQNFFLLYPKLSGMTGTAKTEEAEFERIYNLQVTIIPTNRVTGRQDLPDVVYKTEDGKWTSIAEECADLHKEGRPVLVGTTSVEKSEILSNLLQQRKIPHNLLNAKPENVERESEIIAQAGRKGAVTISTNMAGRGTDIILGGNAEFMGRLKMREYLMPKIVKPDDERELAVVGVPGSRRPPAQGFDMSKKPKTWKVATQLFPTELSKSTEQKLKEAVDFAVSVHGERSLPELQAEDLLAVASEKAPTSDPVIQKLREVYNLIVKEYENFTKREHEEVVELGGLHVIGTERHESRRIDNQLRGRAGRQGDPGSTRFFLSLQDNLLRIFGGDRVAGLMDAFNVDEDMPIESRLLTRSLENAQRKVETYYYDIRKQVFEYDEVMNNQRRAIYAERRRVLEGQDLKEQVIKYGEQTMDDIVEAYINPDLPSEEWDLENLVSKSKEFVYLLADLTADQLVDLSVDEIKTFLHEQLRNAYDIKEAQVNQIRAGLMREAERFFILQQIDTLWREHLQQMDALRESVGLRSYGQKDPLIEYKSEGYELFLDMMTDIRRNVIYSMFQFQPQPMTV, encoded by the coding sequence ATGTTAAAAGCTCTGTTGGGTGATCCGAATGCGCGTAAACTTAAAAAATATCAGCCTCTTGTCACAGATATCAACATTTTAGAGGAAGAAATTCAAAGCCTCTCGGATGATCAGCTTCGGGCGAAGACAGGAGAATTTAAAGAAAAATTAGCCAAAGCTCGAAACCGAGACGACGAAAATCAAATTCTCGATGAAATTCTCCCCGAAGCCTTTGCAGTAGTTCGAGAAGCCGGAAAGCGAGTTTTGGGGATGCGACACTTTGACGTCCAACTGTTAGGCGGTATTATCTTACACACTGGGCAAATTGCCGAGATGAAAACAGGGGAAGGTAAAACCCTGGTTTCCACCCTTCCCGCCTATCTCAACGCCTTAACGGGAAAAGGAGTCCACGTCATCACCGTTAACGATTATCTCGCCCGTCGGGACGCGGAATGGATGGGACAAATCCATCGTTTCCTCGGCTTGAGTGTAGGGCTCATCCAGCAAGAGATGAGCCCCGATGCCCGTAAGAAAAACTACAACTGTGATGTTACCTACGGGACAAACAGTGAAATGGGGTTTGACTACCTGCGGGACAACATGGCAACTTCAATGGATGAAGTGGTGCAGCGCCCCTTTAACTATTGCATTATTGATGAAGTAGACTCGGTTTTAGTCGATGAAGCTCGGACACCGTTAATTATTTCCGGTCAAGTGGAACGTCCGAGTCAAAAATATATGCGGGCGGCGGAAGTTGCCCAAATGATGCTAAAAGAAGAACATTATGAAGTGGATGAAAAAGGCCGTAATGTTCTGATGACCGATGAAGGGTTTGCCAAAGCAGAAGAACTATTTGGGGTTCAAGATTTATATGATCCTAATGATCCTTGGGCGCACTTTGTTTTTAATGCCTTAAAAGCCAAAGAATTATTTATTAAAGACGTTAACTATATTGTTGGCAATGGGGAAGTGATCATTGTTGATGAATTTACTGGGCGGGTAATGCCCGGTCGTCGTTGGAGTGATGGCTTACACCAAGCGATTGAAGCGAAAGAACGGGTGGATATTCAACCGGAAACTCAAACTTTAGCCACGATTACCTATCAAAATTTCTTCCTATTATATCCGAAATTATCGGGGATGACCGGAACCGCAAAAACCGAAGAAGCGGAATTTGAACGCATCTATAATTTGCAAGTTACTATTATTCCGACTAACCGGGTTACAGGACGGCAAGATTTGCCCGATGTGGTGTATAAAACTGAAGACGGAAAATGGACTTCTATTGCGGAAGAATGCGCCGATTTGCATAAAGAAGGTCGCCCAGTTTTAGTCGGAACTACTAGCGTTGAAAAATCAGAAATTCTCTCAAATTTATTACAACAACGCAAAATTCCCCATAATTTATTAAATGCTAAACCGGAAAACGTAGAACGGGAATCAGAAATTATTGCCCAAGCCGGACGCAAAGGGGCGGTAACTATTTCAACTAACATGGCCGGACGGGGTACGGATATTATTTTAGGGGGAAATGCGGAATTTATGGGGCGGCTAAAAATGCGCGAGTATTTGATGCCAAAAATTGTTAAACCCGATGATGAGCGAGAATTAGCCGTCGTGGGTGTACCCGGTAGTCGTCGCCCCCCCGCCCAGGGATTTGATATGAGTAAAAAACCGAAAACCTGGAAAGTTGCAACCCAATTATTCCCCACAGAATTATCGAAATCTACTGAACAAAAGCTAAAAGAAGCGGTTGATTTTGCCGTTTCTGTGCATGGAGAACGCAGTTTACCGGAGTTACAAGCAGAGGATTTATTAGCGGTGGCGTCCGAAAAAGCCCCCACTTCTGATCCGGTAATTCAGAAACTCCGTGAGGTGTATAATTTGATTGTTAAAGAGTACGAAAACTTCACCAAACGGGAACATGAAGAAGTGGTGGAATTGGGCGGACTTCATGTGATTGGCACAGAACGCCACGAGTCTCGACGCATTGACAACCAACTGCGGGGACGGGCTGGACGACAAGGTGACCCCGGTTCAACACGGTTTTTCCTGAGTTTACAGGATAACTTATTACGGATTTTTGGCGGTGATCGGGTTGCGGGATTAATGGATGCTTTTAATGTGGATGAAGATATGCCCATTGAGTCTCGATTATTAACGCGATCGCTCGAAAATGCCCAACGAAAAGTTGAAACTTACTATTACGATATTCGTAAACAAGTCTTTGAATATGACGAGGTAATGAACAATCAACGGCGGGCAATTTATGCGGAACGTCGCCGGGTTTTAGAAGGGCAAGATTTGAAAGAACAAGTGATTAAATATGGCGAACAAACGATGGATGACATCGTAGAAGCTTATATTAATCCTGATTTACCGTCGGAAGAATGGGATTTAGAAAATTTAGTCAGTAAATCAAAAGAATTTGTTTATCTTTTAGCCGATTTAACTGCCGATCAATTGGTAGATTTATCGGTGGATGAAATTAAAACTTTCCTTCATGAGCAGTTACGCAATGCCTATGATATTAAGGAAGCGCAAGTGAATCAAATTCGCGCCGGGTTAATGAGGGAAGCAGAGCGCTTTTTTATTCTGCAACAAATTGATACTCTGTGGCGGGAACATTTACAACAAATGGATGCGCTGCGTGAGTCTGTTGGTTTGCGGAGTTATGGACAAAAAGACCCCTTAATCGAATACAAGAGCGAGGGCTATGAATTGTTCTTAGATATGATGACGGATATTCGCCGAAATGTCATCTATTCCATGTTCCAATTCCAGCCTCAACCGATGACCGTTTAG
- a CDS encoding manganese catalase family protein, translating into MFFHKKEPIEKGINIDEPNPRFAQLLLEQFGGATGELTAALQYWVQSFHVENPGIRDMLQDIALEEFGHLEMVGKLIEAHTKNVDQTEAFKSTLFTVRGMGPHLLDSQGQAWTAAYVNEGGDVVRDLRANIGAEAGARQTYEELIKLAPDPGTKDTLVYLLTREISHTKMFMKALDSLGKLTDPLFGNIKPDDTVNIYYNLSSNGQDSRGPWNSEPDFEYIADPQVSR; encoded by the coding sequence ATGTTTTTTCATAAGAAAGAACCCATTGAAAAAGGAATCAATATTGATGAACCGAATCCTCGTTTTGCCCAATTACTTCTCGAACAATTTGGGGGAGCAACGGGGGAGTTAACAGCAGCTTTGCAATATTGGGTACAATCGTTTCATGTGGAAAATCCCGGTATTCGAGATATGCTTCAAGATATTGCCCTTGAAGAATTTGGGCATTTAGAAATGGTAGGCAAACTGATAGAAGCCCATACAAAAAATGTTGATCAAACAGAAGCGTTTAAAAGTACCTTATTTACCGTTCGAGGAATGGGCCCCCATTTATTAGATTCTCAAGGTCAAGCTTGGACAGCCGCCTATGTGAATGAAGGAGGGGATGTGGTTCGAGATTTACGCGCTAATATTGGGGCGGAAGCGGGAGCTCGACAAACCTATGAAGAGTTAATTAAATTAGCACCTGACCCCGGTACAAAAGACACCTTAGTGTATTTATTGACCCGTGAAATTTCCCATACCAAAATGTTTATGAAAGCCTTAGATTCCTTAGGGAAATTAACAGATCCGTTATTTGGAAATATTAAACCGGACGATACGGTTAATATTTACTATAATCTCTCTAGTAACGGTCAAGATAGTCGCGGCCCTTGGAATTCTGAACCCGATTTTGAATATATTGCAGATCCGCAAGTTAGTCGTTAA